A genomic region of Raphanus sativus cultivar WK10039 chromosome 6, ASM80110v3, whole genome shotgun sequence contains the following coding sequences:
- the LOC108809907 gene encoding uncharacterized protein LOC108809907, with protein MGICSSYESTTQVATAKLILQDGRMMEFTTPVKVGYVLQKNPMCFICNSDDMDFDDVVSTTSADEELQLGQIYFALPLSSLHQSLKAEEMAALAVKASSALMRSGHSCGRDKCRCRRKCVSPVIFSSRRVAAVRSDGQTRNGKRRGGGGSGRRKYAAKLSMIEE; from the coding sequence ATGGGTATATGTAGCTCGTACGAGTCGACGACACAAGTGGCGACGGCGAAGCTTATCTTGCAAGACGGGAGGATGATGGAGTTCACGACTCCAGTCAAAGTTGGTTACGTTCTACAGAAGAATCCAATGTGTTTCATTTGTAACTCAGATGATATGGATTTCGACGACGTCGTATCTACCACTAGTGCCGACGAGGAGCTTCAGCTTGGACAGATTTACTTTGCTTTACCTCTCAGCTCGCTTCATCAGTCTTTAAAAGCTGAGGAGATGGCTGCATTGGCTGTTAAAGCTAGCTCTGCTCTTATGAGAAGCGGTCATTCTTGCGGCCGAGATAAATGTCGGTGTCGCCGGAAATGTGTCTCTCCGGTTATCTTCTCTTCCCGGAGAGTGGCGGCGGTGAGATCCGACGGCCAGACGAGGAACGGGAAAAGACGAGGCGGTGGTGGTAGCGGGAGGAGGAAATATGCTGCCAAGTTGAGTATGATTGAAGAGTGA